Proteins from a single region of Nomia melanderi isolate GNS246 chromosome 11, iyNomMela1, whole genome shotgun sequence:
- the mu2 gene encoding mutator 2, giving the protein MDILPTQVYEDDTFTSTQKLSDSLQHETTQEIEIGTLSIGSNSYPIKKGINKIGRHPECNILLNDQTVSKKHAEIEVTNGETWLCDLNSSNKTKLNSSILRPGRYYELKSGSVIEFGMVRAVYTVNRSMDESLVPETPAPTRLKKPQTVILGTPDVSMRNSSASEGNVSMIPATQADNGDSVFRRPSVPSRSSASNRKSFVPDSSIDDSINDSGSSSMLEKEHSDRRRVSIHDMETQKTLESESETSIDIHDVETQKISLNSFKHSHNQTDIHDLETQHEEGTEIQYVATDIHDVETQHDIGIHDLKTPSMIESRNVSATDDKSAGVMEKCETENTELQNNISGIEAKKNKVEEKKVCTNTAGQSIKAEVIKTDDFTNFEQSENDQKSSQEYLHLSLTTNFDDECSELDRSRNLLGSQNLLEDFIGDDDPVNESRSKSSSPVKSSNMNNNETIENSSSDENIFNAATQVKIKEEDVLKNVAQRVNYKFKASLIEDDSDDDTDQEGVFQRYVRVDSQDSSQDNKFSKSQSSSEDSDTDEDGHFTEIAKKEKQAASMSFEARQSESKEGKNDNESSRDSYDLFDVPTQKLSLKDQNSSSRQSKDNEDIDFNAPTQVIEVNNPKSDIKIETQEEHVDDLLPTQILPSSEASTNINVTKDKAAFLVKEEDGEVEYNTSTKMISENVSISSDPSHKNSVQLDPSIVEEFSIEDIDYEMAPTQLLGEMEKQKSKSTSPKKRKSKTSNKVNLNDTLERNLNEMFDDVNEDIEDQPQISTQILTDILQLSQSDDKPTDKNIDKNPPENNKNRKSPKETKSSKPATNSKSPVLSNRKSSRFSLKKATSDNDSQNYFSNLTSTRKSNVLKDSQDLGIPSENISDNKNELGTKLINNNTTNDKNSTSNISLTSSPKRLLRTRFPNSYDTKDTQESERILQKTNMSSSNDVSKEYKKDDQTSASIVNSRQPQDTITTLESDEEDIMAGLPEVRISGTLSNPASPTSSTSTEFRLYTSRLKSKQGSRKIETKQKEAPKRSTRKSLARKNSKVDESSNVSKSKSATISNTSDEFNVARVPMTLYESDKVKINEITPTIRTSLRKPKESESLQRKSKLPITSQERDGLSIQDNGRTRLSLKENVDCSSVFQVGKEAPIAKEATESSKKTTLRASRAVKRSLSATDETESNKAKKRKGDINESTSVGTRKRKGDARSVAANRSNSANILDYINKRNSAVNMENPENSQQSFNSSQESISSKQLIIKITKLSSSTPTPRSSPSPSAKSITESNQNETMQNKRTSVNNRSGINNSSNAENDKPVTRRSNTRKATKKRQLIVEDITSDVGEESQEVEMIMNASLQEQSISLNKKNPKNTNENTINIKTRGTRKRGYTNAHSSEDIIENTSSSEIYETDNACFEVPTSKPKRAKVSKNAASTDNSVVNESTKRGRRGNKRSSQSIRDLQHSIIDSSLEEVTDANVNKSIVNKTVSKEGNVPTKKGRKAKTQKLETEKKKNTDIINETSSEINSSIDTSVLSTPTRARRSLSTSFTTSSPYKIKHKVLFTGITNDYNKFLTKLGSSQVEDPTKCSVLVTDKVRRTVKFLCALAQAIPIVSVDWLVESEKAGHFTELANYILKDPAAEAKFGFKLRGSLEKARKQKLLDGYTVVLTPNVAPPPLPELKSIISSCGGKPLVRSPLSWPQKAVIISREEDLENAKKFLLKAPKSVTVQSTEFILTGILRQELDFVKYKLI; this is encoded by the exons ATGGATATTTTACCAACGCAAGTGTATGAAGATGATACTTTTACTTCAACTCAAAAACTTTCAGATTCTCTGCAACATGAAACAACACAAGAAATagaa attgGAACGTTAAGTATTGGTTCTAATTCGTATCCAATCAAGAAAGGAATTAACAAAATTGGTAGACACCCAGAATGTAATATACTACTAAATGATCAA aCGGTATCTAAGAAGCATGCAGAAATCGAAGTTACCAATGGAGAAACATGGCTCTGCGACTTAAATTCTTCGAACAAAACGAAACTCAacagt TCTATTTTAAGACCTGGTCGATATTATGAACTAAAAAGTGGAAGTGTCATCGAATTCGGTATGGTACGCGCTGTTTATACGGTTAACCGTTCAATGGATGAATCTCTTGTCCCGGAAACCCCTGCGCCAACTCGTTTGAAGAAGCCGCAGACAGTCATCTTAGGAACACCTGATGTATCTATG CGTAATTCGTCCGCATCAGAAGGAAACGTTTCAATGATCCCTGCGACTCAAGCCGACAATGGAGATTCGGTGTTTCGACGACCATCTGTACCCTCAAGGAGCTCCGCCAGCAACCGTAAAAGTTTCGTTCCTGACTCCTCCATCGATGACAGCATTAACGATTCTGGAAGCTCTTCCATGCTGGAAAAGGAACATTCAGACAGACGAAGGGTCAGTATTCATGATATGGAAACGCAGAAGACGCTCGAGTCAGAGAGTGAAACAAGCATTGACATCCATGATGTTGAAActcaaaaaatatcattaaatagCTTTAAACACTCTCATAATCAGACTGATATTCATGACTTGGAAACGCAACATGAAGAGGGCACAGAGATTCAATACGTTGCAACTGATATTCATGATGTAGAAACGCAGCATGATATAGGCATACATGATTTGAAAACGCCGAGCATGATAGAATCACGAAATGTTTCAGCTACAGACGACAAAAGTGCCGGGGTTATGGAAAAATGTGAAACGGAAAATACAGAATTGCAGAATAATATTTCTGGTATAGAGGCGAAAAAGAACAAAGTTGAAGAAAAAAAAGTTTGTACCAATACGGCTGGTCAGTCCATAAAAGCTGAAGTCATAAAGACTGATGATTTCACAAATTTTGAACAATCAGAAAATGACCAAAAAAGTTCACAAGAATATTTACACCTGTCGCTAACGACGAATTTCGACGACGAGTGCTCTGAACTTGACAGAAGCCGCAACCTTCTCGGTTCGCAGAATTTGTTAGAGGACTTCATTGGAGACGATGATCCAGTGAACGAATCGAGATCAAAATCATCTAGCCCTGTAAAGTCTTCAAATATGAACaataatgaaacaattgaaaacagTAGTAGCgatgaaaatatattcaacgCAGCGACACAAGTCAAAATTAAAGAGGAGgacgttttaaaaaatgttgcacAACGAGTTAATTATAAGTTCAAAGCTTCTCTGATAGAAGATGACTCTGATGATGACACTGATCAAGAGGGTGTGTTTCAGAGGTACGTACGGGTTGACAGTCAGGATAGTAGTcaagataataaattttcaaaaagtcagtcTAGCAGTGAAGATTCTGATACGGACGAAGACGGACATTTTACAGAAATTGCcaagaaagaaaaacaagcgGCATCTATGTCCTTTGAAGCGCGACAAAGTGAAAGTAAGGAAGGTAAAAATGATAATGAATCGAGCCGCGACTCGTACGATCTGTTTGACGTACCCACACAAAAATTAAGTCTAAAGGACCAAAATTCCTCAAGTAGACAAAGTAAAGATAATGAAGATATAGATTTTAATGCACCAACTCAAGTGATCGAAGTAAACAATCCTAAAAgtgatataaaaatagaaacacaAGAGGAACATGTAGATGACCTACTACCGACACAGATTTTACCAAGCAGCGAAGCTTCCacaaatattaatgtaacaaaaGATAAAGCTGCATTCCTAGTAAAGGAGGAAGATGGAGAAGTAGAGTATAACACATCTACAAAAATGATTTCGGAGAATGTTTCTATTTCCAGCGATCCATCACATAAGAATTCTGTTCAGTTGGATCCAAGTATAGTAGAAGAGTTTAGCATTGAAGATATTGATTATGAAATGGCACCGACGCAGTTGTTGGGTGAAATGGAAAAACAGAAATCCAAATCAACTTCTCCCaagaaaagaaaatcaaaaacaTCTAATAAAGTAAATTTGAATGATACATTGGAAAGAAATTTAAACGAAATGTTTGATGATGTCAATGAGGACATCGAAGATCAACCTCAAATATCGACTCAAATTCTTACAGATATATTGCAATTATCACAGAGTGATGACAAACCTACCGACAAAAATATCGATAAAAACCCAccggaaaacaataaaaataggaAATCTCCCAAGGAGACAAAAAGTAGTAAACCTGCAACAAATTCAAAATCACCTGTGCTATCAAATAGAAAATCAAGCCGGTTTAGTTTAAAGAAAGCTACTTCTGACAATGATTCACAAAATTATTTCAGTAATCTTACTTCAACAAGAAAAAGTAATGTTTTGAAGGATTCTCAAGATCTTGGTATCCCTAGTGAAAACATATctgataataaaaatgaacttggaacaaaattaataaataataataccacGAATGACAAAAACAGTACATCTAATATCTCATTGACATCTTCACCCAAAAGGTTACTAAGGACGAGATTTCCAAACTCATATGATACTAAGGATACGCAAGAATCTGAAAGGATTTTACAAAAAACAAACATGTCGAGCAGTAATGATGTTTCAAAGGAATATAAGAAAGATGATCAAACATCTGCTTCAATAGTTAATTCACGACAACCTCAAGATACAATTACAACATTGGAGTCAGATGAAGAAGATATTATGGCAGGTTTACCTGAGGTTCGAATTTCAGGAACATTATCAAATCCAGCAAGTCCAACATCGTCAACATCAACTGAATTTAGATTATACACCAGTCGTTTGAAATCCAAACAAGGTTCGCGAAAAATTGAAACTAAACAGAAAGAAGCACCCAAAAGGTCAACACGAAAGTCACTCGCACGTAAAAACTCAAAAGTTGATGAATCTTCTAATGTTAGCAAATCAAAGTCTGCAACAATTTCAAATACTTCTGACGAGTTTAATGTGGCCAGAGTTCCAATGACGTTATATGAAAGTGATAAGgtcaaaataaatgaaatcacacCAACGATAAGGACATCTTTACGTAAACCTAAAGAAAGTGAATCACTACAAAGAAAATCTAAACTTCCCATTACTTCGCAAGAACGTGACGGTCTTTCCATTCAAGATAACGGAAGGACTCGTCTTTCTCTTAAAGAAAATGTTGATTGTTCATCTGTTTTTCAGGTTGGAAAAGAGGCTCCGATTGCAAAGGAAGCAACTGAGTCCTCGAAAAAAACCACTTTAAGAGCATCTCGTGCTGTTAAGAGATCACTCAGTGCAACGGATGAAACTGAAAGCAATAAGGCGAAAAAACGAAAAGGAGATATTAATGAAAGTACGTCTGTGGGAACCAGAAAGAGGAAAGGTGATGCTAGAAGTGTGGCCGCTAACAGGAGTAATTCTGCAAATATTcttgattatataaataaaagaaattcagcAGTGAATATGGAAAATCCAGAGAACTCGCAACAGTCATTTAACAGCAGCCAAGAAAGCATAAGTTCTAAACAgttgataattaaaattacgaaattatcTTCAAGTACTCCAACGCCACGATCATCTCCCAGTCCCTCTGCAAAATCAATAACTGAAAGTAACCAAAATGAAACAATGCAGAATAAACGAACATCTGTTAACAACCGTAGTGGTATAAACAATTCATCTAACGCAGAGAATGATAAACCCGTCACAAGAAGAAGTAATACTAGAAAAGCAACAAAGAAACGGCAACTTATTGTAGAGGATATCACTTCTGACGTAGGAGAAGAATCACAGGAAGTAGAAATGATTATGAATGCTTCGCTCCAAGAGCAAAGTatcagtttaaataaaaaaaatccgaaaaatacaaatgaaaatacaatCAATATTAAAACAAGAGGTACTAGAAAACGTGGATACACGAACGCTCATTCTAGTGAAGATATCATAGAAAATACTTCTTCTTCAGAGATTTATGAGACAGATAACGCATGCTTTGAAGTACCCACTTCCAAACCTAAGCGAGCTAAAGTATCCAAAAATGCTGCAAGCACTGATAACTCTGTAGTAAATGAATCAACTAAACGAGGAAGGAGAGGTAATAAGCGATCATCCCAATCAATTCGTGATCTTCAGCACTCAATTATAGACTCTTCTTTAGAAGAAGTTACAGATGCAAATGTTAATAaaagtattgtaaataaaactgtaagTAAAGAAGGTAACGTACCAACGAAAAAGGGAAGGAAAGCAAAAACACAGAAACTTGAaaccgaaaaaaagaaaaacacagaTATTATAAACGAAACATCTTCGGAAATAAATTCCAGTATAGATACGTCAGTCCTTTCAACACCAACAAGAGCACGAAGGAGTTTGTCTACGTCATTCACAACATCGTCAccgtataaaataaaacataaagttttattcaCTGGTATTACCAATGATTACAACAAGTTCCTAACAAAATTGG GATCATCTCAAGTTGAGGATCCCACAAAATGCAGTGTTTTGGTCACGGATAAGGTTCGAAGAACTGTTAAGTTTCTGTGTGCATTAGCACAAGCCATACCAATAGTCTCAGTTGATTGGTTGGTTGAGAGTGAGAAAGCAGGACATTTTACAGAATTGGCTAATTATATATTGAAAGATCCAGCTGCAGAAGCTAAGTTTGGTTTCAAACTAAGAGGGAGTTTGGAAAAAGCAAGAAAACAGAAGCTTTTGGATGGATACACCGTAGTGCTAACACCTAATGTCGCTCCACCACCGTTACCGGAATTGAAAA gCATAATTAGTTCGTGCGGTGGTAAACCTTTAGTACGTTCACCACTGTCATGGCCACAAAAGGCAGTCATCATTTCTCGCGAGGAAGATTTAGAAAACGCCAAAAAGTTCCTCCTGAAAGCTCCAAAATCTGTTACAGTGCAGTCAACGGAATTTATATTGACCGGCATTTTACGACAAGAATTGGATTTCGTTAAGTATaaactaatataa
- the Jhe gene encoding juvenile hormone esterase yields the protein MARQWLLLFLFGCLTLGWALEDAPRVKTPLGSVRGYYKLSANGRQYEAYEGIPYALPPIGKLRFKPPHRLPPWIGEIQATKFGSQCLQYADLPDNVTEKVLGSEDCLYLNIYVPVHDKMTTKPLPVLFWIHGGGFTFGSGMDYGPKFLMDHDVVFVTFNYRLGILGFLSTEDEIVPGNMGLKDQSMALRWVSENIEWFGGDPNKLTLSGVSAGGASVHYHYLSPMSAGLFQAGISASGTAFNCWTQTENPLEKAKQLATLMGCPIGNRKEMVRCLRYRPSQALIEATREFMRFYYNPFTPFGPVVEKFGEEPFIDRSPVEIVSSGNVQDVPWITSVTSEEGLYPIADFIAIPEALRKLDENWDLLAPIFLDYNYTLSKEKHVEVARLIRQHYLGTKKIDETTAHAFIKMTGDRLFVVDSEKAARLQAKVNKQPVWYYYYSYRAATSLSDYLSGTKTNYGVSHGDDVLTIIDTPFMDPTTTQNDLKMQDLLINSWVSYATNHIPNMGDVNWPRINPNEKSLQFLHIAGPDKINMDSDVNFGDKDFWNSIDFNENKLSNTATVQNLKEEL from the exons ATGGCGAGACAGTGGCTTCTTCTGTTTCTCTTCGGATGCCTTACCCTTGGCTGGGCTTTGGAGGATGCACCGAGGGTCAAAACTCCTTTGGGCAGTGTCCGAGGCTACTACAAACTCTCTGCCAACGGAAGACAGTATGAAGCTTACGAGGGAATTCCTTACGCGTTGCCGCCGATCGGAAAACTTCGATTCAAA CCCCCTCACCGGCTACCGCCATGGATAGGTGAAATTCAGGCAACGAAATTCGGTTCTCAGTGCTTGCAATACGCTGATCTACCTGACAATGTAACTGAAAAAGTATTAGGTTCTGAAGACTGTCTATATCTAAACATATATGTACCGGTTCACGACAAAATGACTACCAAGCCATTGCCGGTTCTGTTTTGGATTCATGGAGGAGGCTTCACATTTGGTAGTGGAATGGACTATGGTCCTAAATTCCTTATGGACCATGATGTAgtatttgttacatttaattacCGCTTGGGAATATTAG GTTTCCTTAGTACAGAAGATGAAATAGTTCCTGGCAATATGGGACTGAAGGATCAAAGCATGGCTTTGAGATGggtttcagaaaatattgaatggtTCGGTGGTGATCCTAACAAGTTGACTTTAAGTGGTGTAAGTGCTGGTGGTGCAAGTGTTCATTATCATTACTTATCTCCCATGAGTGCTGGTCTTTTCCAAG CTGGTATCTCAGCCAGTGGTACAGCATTTAACTGTTGGACACAAACTGAAAATCCTTTAGAAAAAGCTAAGCAATTAGCCACCCTTATGGGTTGCCCCATAGGTAATAGGAAGGAAATGGTACGCTGCTTGAGATATCGTCCATCTCAGGCTCTAATTGAAGCAACTCGTGAATTTATG AGGTTCTATTACAATCCATTCACACCATTCGGTCCAGTTGTTGAGAAATTTGGAGAGGAACCATTCATTGATCGCTCTCCTGTTGAAATTGTCAGTAGTGGTAATGTACAGGATGTTCCTTGGATTACTAGTGTGACCAGTGAAGAAGGATTGTACCCAATTGCAG ATTTTATTGCTATACCAGAAGCCCTGAGAAAATTAGATGAAAATTGGGACCTCCTAGCTCCAATTTTCCTTGATTATAATTACACTTTGTCCAAGGAAAAGCATGTTGAAGTTGCTAGACTCATCAGACAACATTATCTCGGTACAAAAAAGATAGATGAGACAACAGCACATGCTTTCATAAAAATGACTGGAGATAGATTATTTGTTGTTGACAGTGAAAAAGCTGCCCGATTGCAAGCTAAAGTTAATAAACAACCTGTCTGGTATTACTATTATTCCTACAGGGCTGCAACAAGTTTAAGTGATTATTTAAGTGGTACTAAGACTAACTATG GTGTTAGCCATGGAGATGATGTACTTACTATTATTGATACTCCTTTCATGGATCCTACCACAACACAAAATGATCTTAAAATGCAAGATCTTTTAATCAATTCATGGGTATCATATGCAACTAATCA tattccaaacatgggtGATGTGAACTGGCCTAGAATAAATCCTAATGAGAAATCACTCCAATTTCTGCACATCGCAGGACCAGATAAAATTAATATGGATAGTGACGTTAACTTTGGAGACAAAGACTTCTGGAATTCtatagattttaatgaaaataaattaagcaaTACAGCCACTGTACAAAACTTAAAAGAAGAATTATGA
- the Est-6 gene encoding venom carboxylesterase-6 → MKVSIVLVFLGIISLSSQKQEAPRVNTPLGSITGTLRKSHSNHKYESYEGIPYARPPVKSLRFRPPKPAKRWEHELFATKKGPVCMQYLMPSQNGSRVIGEEDCLYLNIYTPHRGNRKPLLPVMFWIHGGAFQFGSGNEADETRLMDRKIVLVTINYRLGPFGFLSTGDRVVLGNMGLKDQNVALRWVSDNIAYFGGDPKSVTIFGVSAGASSVHYHYMSTASAGLFQRGISISGVALDPWSQNKRAPERAKKLGALMDCPTHSSEKMVECLRNRPAHLISEAVGDFMVWLYNPSTPFAPVIERQKCPRPFIKASPIEIITKGEVLDVPWISGVVSEEGLYPAAEFIADEKLLRQLNDNWDNIAPYLLDYNDTIPLSRHKEVAEKARKHYLGSKEISSDTALPLTHMIGDRLFAVDFEKAVRAQAKVNKSPVWTYYYTYRATHSLSESLSHSNKNFGVSHTDDIYLVINPALANTKNFQDIRMQKRLIDFYTSFAIKGVPKIGTKWREFEPEEERFRYLRISGPRNISMSCSKNFGQKDFWNTIDFDENKL, encoded by the exons ATGAAGGTATCAATTGTATTAGTTTTCCTGGGAATCATAAGTTTGTCTTCGCAGAAACAGGAAGCACCAAGGGTTAATACGCCATTAGGTTCAATAACAGGAACACTTCGCAAGTCTCATAGTAACCATAAATATGAGTCCTATGAGGGTATCCCCTATGCGAGACCCCCTGTTAAAAGTCTTCGGTTTCGA CCACCTAAACCGGCTAAAAGATGGGAGCACGAATTGTTTGCTACAAAGAAGGGCCCAGTTTGCATGCAATACTTAATGCCATCGCAAAACGGGAGTAGAGTTATAGGAGAGGAGGATTGCCTATATCTAAATATCTACACGCCTCATAGAGGAAATCGTAAACCATTGTTGCCAGTGATGTTTTGGATCCACGGTGGTGCTTTCCAGTTTGGTAGTGGGAACGAAGCAGACGAGACCCGTTTGATGGATCGTAAAATAGTGCTGGTTACTATTAATTACCGTTTGGGGCCATTTG GGTTCCTTAGTACGGGCGATCGCGTAGTGCTCGGGAATATGGGTTTAAAGGATCAGAACGTAGCTTTGCGATGGGTGTCGGACAATATTGCATACTTCGGCGGAGATCCTAAAAGTGTTACTATTTTCGGCGTGAGTGCTGGTGCATCAAGTGTCCATTATCATTACATGTCAACAGCCAGTGCTGGACTCTTCCAAA GAGGAATATCGATAAGTGGTGTTGCTCTTGATCCCTGGTCACAAAATAAGCGCGCACCAGAACGAGCTAAAAAATTAGGTGCTTTAATGGATTGCCCGACGCATTCGTCCGAAAAAATGGTGGAATGCTTGCGTAACCGACCAGCACACCTTATTTCAGAAGCCGTGGGTGATTTTAtg GTTTGGCTGTACAATCCTTCTACGCCTTTCGCACCAGTTATAGAACGGCAGAAGTGTCCACGCCCCTTTATAAAAGCTTCTCCCATTGAGATCATTACTAAAGGCGAGGTGCTGGACGTCCCTTGGATTTCGGGAGTCGTCTCCGAGGAAGGATTGTATCCTGCAGCAG AATTCATAGCAGACGAAAAACTGTTGAGGCAGTTAAACGACAATTGGGACAATATTGCACCGTATTTGCTCGATTACAACGACACGATTCCGCTTAGTCGACACAAGGAAGTGGCGGAAAAAGCCCGGAAGCATTATTTGGGATCAAAAGAGATTTCCAGTGACACGGCGCTACCTCTGACACACATGATCGGCGATAGGCTGTTTGCCGTTGACTTTGAGAAAGCTGTCAGAGCACAGGCGAAAGTCAACAAGAGCCCTGTGTGGACTTACTACTACACGTACAGAGCCACGCACAGTCTGAGCGAGTCATTAAGTCactcgaataaaaatttcg GTGTCAGTCATACTGATGACATTTATCTCGTCATTAATCCCGCACTAGCGAACACTAAAAATTTCCAAGACATTAGGATGCAAAAGCGGCTGATTGATTTTTACACTTCTTTTGCTATTAAAGG CGTGCCAAAGATTGGGACTAAGTGGAGAGAATTTGAACCCGAAGAGGAAAGGTTCCGGTATTTGCGTATAAGTGGTCCAAGAAACATAAGCATGTCTTGTAGCAAAAATTTCGGGCAAAAGGACTTTTGGAACACGATTGATTTTGACGagaataaactttaa